From Thermodesulfobacteriota bacterium:
GCCGCCTTCAAACTGGCCACGGTGGTCAAGCGCCTGCCCAAGACCCGCTCCGGCAAGATCCTGCGCGGCACCATCCAGAAGATCGCCGACAACCAGACGTTTACCGTTCCCGCCACCATCGATGACCCGCAGATCATCGACGAGATCAAGCACTCTCTGGAGGAACTGGGGCTGGCCGGGGCCAAAAAACCGGAGTAGCCGCTTTCTTCAGGACAACAGTACCTGCTCGATCCGCTGGACCAGGGCGTTTTTCGGGGGCGCGCCCACCTGGGTGTCGACCAGTTGACCGTTTTTGACGAACAGAAGCGTGGGGATGCTGCGGATGCCGTAGGTTGCGGCCGTGCGCGGGTTGTCATCGACGTTGAGTTTGGCTATTTTCAGCCGGCCCCGGTAGGCCCGGGCCAGTTCGTCCAGAACAGGACCGATGGCCTTGCAGGGGCCGCACCAGGGGGCCCAGCAGTCCACCAGCACCGGCAGAGAAGACGCGAAAACCTCACGATCAAAGGTGGCGTCAGTAACGGCTACCGGCCGGTCGCCCGCGGCCGGCGGCAGCGCCGCTCCGCACTTGCCGCATCGGGGTCGCTCATCCAGCCGGTTCAGGGCCACCCGGTTTCTGGCGCGGCATTGGGGGCAGGCAATAATGGTCTGGCTGACATTCATGGTGTGCTGTTCATTCCCTCCTGAATATGAATGGCGTTCCGGTCTGCCGGCATTTTCCCGCACCGACACACCTGGCAGCGGTCATCGCCGCAGTGCTGGCAGGAAAAACAGTCCGGGCAGGCATGTTTTTTCTTCGTTGCCGCCATCGCCTCCGGAACATAAAGCTTTCCCGGCAGTCCGGGTACATCGATAAAGGGCATGATCTTTTGCCTCAAGGAGTTTTTCGGACCTTGCCGAACTCACCGTGCCAGGCGCAGCCGTTGCAATAAACATGGGTCAGGTCTTCAACGATCAGGTCCTCCCGCGATTCGGGGAAAATAGCCGAATCGTTGGCGATGGTAAATTCATGGGTGTCGTATTCGTCAACAGCGTCTTTTACATGAAAATGAAGACAACCGCATACAGGGCATCTCATGGTTTTGAACCTCCCTATATCCCCGTCAATTCCCGCACCTTTTGCTCGATCTCATCCCGGACCGACCGCATGCCGTTTATCCCCAGGCCCTTTGGATCGGGAATGTTCCATTGAATGACTTCCGCTCCCGGGACATAGGGACAGTCTTCCTCGCACCCCATGGTCACGATCTTGTCCGGTTTCATTTCCGCCAGGGCCTCGGATATGGACCGGGGCGAATCCAGAAACAGGTCGATACCTTTTTCCGCCATGGCCTCAACCATGACCGGATTGGCGGCTCCGGCCGGCGCGCTGCCGGCGCTGGCCGTCTCGAACCGGGCTCCGGCCAGGTGCCCGGCAAAGGCCGCCGCCATTTTGCTGCGGCAGGCGTTTTCCACGCACAAAAACAATATCTTTTGCCGGCTGAACAGCGGATCGAGCTTGGCGGCTTCGGCCTTTACCTCGTCCGGCACCGCCGGGAGCTTGCGCAGATCTCCGGGGTTTTCCACCCGACGGTAACCCATCTCTCCGGAAAAATTGGCGGCAACGGCGTCAAAAAAATATTTGGCGGTAAAATGCGTTCCTTCAAACAGATTTTTCCCCTTGGTGGCGCCCACGGCCAGCATCACGCCCGCCCGGGTCGCGGCCCGGGGATCGGCCAGTTTCAGCCGGTACCGGCGCGACCAGAGGGCCTGGGACCGGTCGATCAGGGCCTTGAGCTGGGAAGTGACGCTGTAAAAATACATGGGGGACGCGGCCACGATCACCTCCGCCCGCCGCAGCAAAGGATAAAGTTCCCGGCTCATGTCATCATCCTGCATGCGGCAGTAACCGTTTTGTTCACAGAAAATACAGCCCTGACAGGGTTTGATGTTTTTTTCCGGCACATTTATCATCCGGATGGTCGCGCCTTTTTTCTCCAGTTCATCCATAAAGCTTTTTAATAGAAAAGCGGTGTTGCCGTTTTTGCGGGGGCTGCCCATAAGGCCTAATGCCAGCATAACGAATATTCTCCTTTATGAAAAATCCACCACGATTTCCTCAAACGACTTGCGCCATTTGGGCGGACGAAGGGTAATGCCGGGCTTCAGATAACCGACAGCCAGAAGCAGCATGATCCAGTAGTTGTCCGGAATCTTGAACTCCTTTCGGACACCGTCGATGTCAAACCCGTCCATGGGATGGGTCTCCAGCCCAAGGCTTTTCCCGGCCAGCATCAGGGACATGGAAAAAAAACCGGCATTCTTGCAGGCAAAGGCCACCTTCCGCTCGTCGCTGACCCCGTAAAGGGAGGACGCGGCGTTGGCAAACCATTCCCGCTGAGCCTCTTTCATCTCTCCGGCATTGACCAGTTGGACAAAATTTTTCTCCGCAAAGGGATTTTCAAACTTCCAGCCGTCCATATCCGCCAGAATGATCATCGTTACCGGCGCGTCGGTAATCTTTTCCTGTTTCCAGGCATGGCCCTTTAACCTTTCTTTTTTTTCC
This genomic window contains:
- the trxA gene encoding thioredoxin, with amino-acid sequence MNVSQTIIACPQCRARNRVALNRLDERPRCGKCGAALPPAAGDRPVAVTDATFDREVFASSLPVLVDCWAPWCGPCKAIGPVLDELARAYRGRLKIAKLNVDDNPRTAATYGIRSIPTLLFVKNGQLVDTQVGAPPKNALVQRIEQVLLS
- a CDS encoding NAD(P)H-dependent oxidoreductase, which produces MLALGLMGSPRKNGNTAFLLKSFMDELEKKGATIRMINVPEKNIKPCQGCIFCEQNGYCRMQDDDMSRELYPLLRRAEVIVAASPMYFYSVTSQLKALIDRSQALWSRRYRLKLADPRAATRAGVMLAVGATKGKNLFEGTHFTAKYFFDAVAANFSGEMGYRRVENPGDLRKLPAVPDEVKAEAAKLDPLFSRQKILFLCVENACRSKMAAAFAGHLAGARFETASAGSAPAGAANPVMVEAMAEKGIDLFLDSPRSISEALAEMKPDKIVTMGCEEDCPYVPGAEVIQWNIPDPKGLGINGMRSVRDEIEQKVRELTGI
- a CDS encoding nitroreductase family protein; translation: MNFKELMEARRAINFFDPDRAVPDSLIREMVTLASRAPSGFNLQPWSLMILRDREKKERLKGHAWKQEKITDAPVTMIILADMDGWKFENPFAEKNFVQLVNAGEMKEAQREWFANAASSLYGVSDERKVAFACKNAGFFSMSLMLAGKSLGLETHPMDGFDIDGVRKEFKIPDNYWIMLLLAVGYLKPGITLRPPKWRKSFEEIVVDFS